A region from the Brettanomyces bruxellensis chromosome 4, complete sequence genome encodes:
- a CDS encoding uncharacterized protein (MEROPS:MER0002746) → MTFSSIRNATKQETLLSFKNRLLPSKYSINLDVSPLKKNYTGEITIDLILNKNLPDSTDSEGLTTTFTIVLHTLKLISLKSVLFLDGTAFKLKSKLDTKAQTTEYSSDEIKFDDVLCATDIPKMKINFLGVVHEVLTFDQPTTGIFQTHYTNPKTGRSDLHILGSHCQPHFGREIFPCIDESNWKANIQLSLTIDDNYKCVSNMPVLTVEPQLSEKNGDRKTIIFEESPKMSVAVFSFALGDLDILETETKMIDNEHFPLRIFTQVGESSRAQYALDIVQKYLPVVENRFGVKYPIPKLDVVALPFLFDGAVEDWSLIQVISQQILLPGWNSDDPKELELIKKNIRLVLVHEMIHMYMGDYVTYDSYIHTWLNESFATFMATCLIQDMDDNNTWIDMINSELVKVQDAQRRKNIKPIFVSHVDTSNINNTFAREAYDKGIWLLRMLGFLLEDTDIKNYSFGTLFRMVGEFIKENAYGTFKPIDLWNFLKDHKLNKFKYDISTIMSSWIHTAGYPVISVSYDESERVVVEQHRLLNNASDATDIEDIPYQIPLFLKTKDGNLGRQMLTDRKLVLDTQNVFFVNYNDVAFVTVKYSLEFYRMLAENLEKLTEVELIQLFEDIAVLLSTNTNNSDVALGLLETVKGIRKIKHFSKKALIIAVTELTNLSQAVSSYSYFKDKNLYQRLLKFIDQIESRWLSQLQWDDLSSIDETEAELRRLLMSLNYQNGTAAKIAKKLYKKLMHGPKNSIPKELLLPIFALVQTSASNKEFKEIFKLIKSPGLVVQNIIQPASSYDVQIAAVNSLGFVTAKYLRNKTLNFVSTNFDIAMIEFAVIGFRLQPDFYDELWSWFNLHFRTIYSRAAREKDGKFTKFFNAVTEMIFESCLHDDRLSGEVTTFVKKQNVELVNNCFNSATEKFENIKLLNGSNDELREYLV, encoded by the coding sequence ATGACCTTTTCCAGCATCAGAAATGCCACTAAGCAAGAAACTCTTTTAAGTTTCAAGAATCGTTTGTTACCATCGAAGTACTCTATTAATTTGGATGTTTCTcctttaaagaaaaattataCAGGTGAGATTACCATTGATCTTATTTTAAACAAGAATCTTCCAGATAGCACTGACTCGGAAGGTTTAACAACTACATTTACAATCGTGCTTCATACTTTAAAGCTTATTTCATTGAAAAGtgtactttttcttgaCGGTACTGCATTTAAATTAAAGTCAAAATTGGACACAAAAGCTCAGACAACTGAATATTCTTCAGATGAAATTAAGTTTGATGATGTTCTCTGTGCAACAGATATTCCGAAAATGAAGATCAATTTCTTAGGTGTTGTACATGAGGTTCTCACGTTTGATCAGCCAACAACAGGTATTTTTCAAACACATTACACAAATCCTAAAACAGGACGTTCCGATCTTCATATTTTGGGTTCACACTGTCAGCCGCATTTTGGAAGGGAAATTTTCCCATGCATTGACGAATCTAACTGGAAAGCCAACATACAGCTTTCTCTTACAATTGATGATAACTACAAATGCGTATCAAATATGCCCGTCTTGACAGTAGAACCTCAGctttcagaaaaaaatggcgACCGAAAAACtataatatttgaagaatctCCAAAAATGTCTGTTGCAGTTTTTAGCTTTGCTCTTGGTGATCTAGATATATTAGAAACTGAAACCAAAATGATAGACAATGAACATTTTCCATTAAGAATATTCACACAAGTTGGTGAAAGCTCAAGAGCTCAATATGCCCTTGACATTGTACAGAAGTATCTTCCTGTTGTTGAAAATAGGTTTGGCGTTAAATACCCAATTCCAAAACTTGATGTGGTTGctcttccatttctctttgaTGGTGCAGTTGAAGACTGGTCCTTAATTCAGGTGATCAGCCAACAAATTCTTTTACCAGGATGGAATTCAGATGATCCGAAAGAACTTGAATTGattaaaaagaacattAGACTCGTACTTGTTCACGAGATGATCCATATGTATATGGGAGACTATGTCACTTATGATAGCTATATTCATACGTGGTTAAATGAATCGTTTGCTACATTTATGGCCACATGCCTTATTCAGGACATGGATGACAATAATACTTGGATTGATATGATCAATTCAGAATTAGTCAAAGTTCAAGATGCACAAAGACGCAAGAATATTAAACCGATTTTTGTGTCCCATGTTGATACTTCGAATATTAATAACACGTTTGCACGTGAAGCATACGATAAAGGCATTTGGCTTCTTAGGATGCTTGGATTTCTGCTTGAGGATACAgatataaaaaattatagtTTTGGCACCCTTTTTAGAATGGTGGGTGAGTTTATTAAAGAGAATGCATACGGTACATTCAAGCCTATTGACCTTTGGAACTTTTTAAAGGATCATAAACTCAATAAATTCAAGTATGATATATCTACTATTATGTCCTCTTGGATCCACACAGCGGGATATCCGGTTATTTCTGTTAGCTATGATGAATCCGAACGAGTCGTTGTGGAACAGCATAGACTTTTAAATAACGCATCAGACGCGACTGATATTGAAGACATTCCATATCAAATACCATTATTTCTCAAGACGAAGGACGGCAATCTTGGTAGGCAAATGCTAACCGATAGGAAATTAGTCCTAGACACACAGAATGTTTTTTTCGTGAATTACAACGATGTCGCCTTTGTTACcgtgaaatattcattaGAATTCTACAGAATGTTAGCAGAGAATTTAGAAAAATTGACCGAGGTGGAACTAATAcaactttttgaagatattgCAGTTTTGCTCAGCACAAACACGAACAATTCGGATGTTGCTCTTGGACTTCTTGAAACAGTTAAAGGCATTAGGAAGATAAAACACTTTAGTAAAAAAGCACTGATTATTGCTGTTACAGAGTTGACGAATTTGTCTCAAGCCGTCTCAAGCTATTCTTACTTTAAGGACAAAAACTTATACCAGAGACTTTTGAAGTTTATTGATCAGATTGAAAGCAGGTGGCTATCACAGTTGCAATGGGATGACCTATCCTCAATAGATGAAACAGAGGCGGAGCTCAGACGTCTATTAATGTCATTGAACTATCAAAATGGTACGGCAGCCAAGATTGCCAAAAAGTTGTATAAAAAATTGATGCATGGACCGAAGAACTCTATTCCAAAGGAATTATTACTGCCTATATTTGCATTGGTACAAACAAGCGCATCAAACAAAGAGTTTAAGGAAATATTTAAGCTTATTAAGTCACCGGGCTTGGTTGTTCAAAATATAATCCAGCCTGCAAGTTCATATGATGTTCAAATAGCGGCGGTGAATTCTCTTGGCTTTGTGACTGCAAAATACCTTCGGAACAAGACCTTGAATTTTGTGAGTAcaaattttgatattgcAATGATTGAATTTGCTGTTATTGGCTTCAGGTTGCAGCCTGACTTTTACGATGAACTATGGTCGTGGTTCAATTTGCATTTTAGAACAATATACAGCAGGGCCGCTAGAGAGAAAGATGGCAAGTTCACAAAGTTTTTCAACGCTGTCACTGAAATGATCTTTGAGAGCTGTCTGCATGATGATCGTTTGTCGGGGGAAGTGACTACCTTTGttaaaaagcagaatgTCGAACTTGTAAATAACTGTTTTAACTCTGCGACCgaaaagtttgaaaatataaaacTTTTGAATGGTAGCAATGATGAACTTAGGGAATATCTTGTTTGA
- a CDS encoding uncharacterized protein (BUSCO:EOG09264XUV): MNKLKLDAETWQEKSDEQTEKVKTLEQKLLEKDNEIKALTTKNQTLEEENEKVSGELEDLKKVAGESTQLKSTNENYTKKNSMLEEELEASDKNLKETTAKLRETDVKAEQLEKKVASLEAEKAELETKYDELEEKFKKASDELEEINKQLEDI; this comes from the coding sequence atgaacaaGCTTAAGCTTGATGCCGAAACATGGCAGGAGAAATCGGATGAGCAGACtgagaaagtgaaaacTCTTGAGCAGAAGCTTCTTGAAAAGGATAATGAAATCAAGGCATTGACAACCAAGAATCAGACATTAGAGgaggagaatgaaaaagttAGTGGTGAGCTAGAAGACCTTAAAAAGGTTGCTGGTGAATCCACACAGCTTAAGTCGACAAATGAGAACTATACAAAGAAGAATTCGATGTTGGAGGAAGAATTGGAGGCTTCTgataaaaatttgaaggaaaCTACTGCAAAGTTGAGAGAAACTGATGTCAAGGCTGAGCagttggagaagaaagttgCTTCTCTTGAGGCTGAGAAGGCAGAATTAGAGACTAAATATGATGAACTTGAGGAGAAGTTTAAGAAGGCATCCGACGAGTTGGAGGAGATCAACAAACAGTTGGAGGATATATAA
- the SWS2 gene encoding 37S ribosomal protein subunit sws2, mitochondrial — MVVHILGKAVKGKARVAYGLAATFYGIGFNTATRICSKLGFYPEMRVHQLTEQQVMSITKELSDMTIESKLLSQIRSNIQLKKDTGSYAGLRHAMGLPVRGQKTRNNAKTARKLNRLDRKR, encoded by the exons ATGGTTGTTCATATTCTCGGTAAGGCCGTTAAGGGCAAAGCGAGGGTTGCA TACGGCCTAGCAGCAACGTTTTATGGAATTGGATTTAACACAGCAACAAGAATATGCTCTAAATTGGGGTTTTACCCGGAAATGAGGGTGCATCAGTTAACTGAGCAACAAGTGATGTCTATAACAAAAGAGCTTTCAGATATGACAATAGAATCGAAGCTTTTATCACAAATAAGATCGAATATTCAACTTAAAAAGGATACTGGCTCCTATGCTGGTCTACGTCACGCCATGGGTCTCCCTGTTAGAGGTCagaaaacaagaaataaTGCAAAGACTGCAAGAAAGCTCAATCGTTTGGACAGAAAGCGTTGA
- a CDS encoding uncharacterized protein (BUSCO:EOG092656IY), with protein MWFWNAEKEASDAQSSLKSPPDDVEEAAEVLNRALKGDINDKGTKDAIASHQTSQSTKSMRDLANIRAKSIKLSEFPKEMSCLTAMDELLECMSMGGQIRNYYRYGDFTMCDKQTKKLDFCIRNKGKPNEVKEENVQRYYKDRLIEKLKRGSSEDVWESRK; from the coding sequence ATGTGGTTTTGGAATGCAGAAAAGGAGGCTAGTGATGCACAATCTTCTTTGAAAAGTCCTCCGGATGATGTGGAAGAGGCAGCTGAGGTTTTAAACAGAGCACTTAAAGGGGATATCAATGACAAAGGCACAAAAGACGCTATAGCGTCACATCAAACATCGCAATCAACCAAAAGCATGAGAGATCTTGCGAATATAAGGgcaaaatcaataaaattaagtgaatttccaaaagaaaTGTCATGTCTTACCGCTATGGATGAACTTTTAGAATGCATGTCTATGGGAGGACAAATAAGAAATTATTACAGGTACGGGGACTTCACGATGTGCgacaaacaaacaaagaaGTTGGATTTTTGTATTAGAAATAAGGGTAAACCTAATGAGgtgaaagaggaaaatgtGCAGCGATATTATAAAGACAGGCTCAttgagaaattgaaaagaggAAGTAGTGAAGATGTATGGGAGTCGAGGAAATAG